The Populus alba chromosome 4, ASM523922v2, whole genome shotgun sequence genome contains a region encoding:
- the LOC118050835 gene encoding uncharacterized protein gives MMIKTMLRHKIATQMIVKVMVMVMVMMIAINAADTNEVFDPCSDAMVQKFDGFTFGLAFSDKDSFFSNQVQLSPCDSRLALSQKAQLAVFRPQVDEISLLTINSSPSGPGTPGPLGSYMVAFAGRKHAARSFPVMISDNNTIITSFTLVLEFQKGTLQNLYWKKFGCQSCSKDFVCLHGEDCALPMSKCKSNGGANDCNLSIQLTFSGTDKNLQALNSWYEVSNLRQYSLYGLYSNLRDSVAGQFNGLF, from the exons ATG ATGATAAAGACCATGTTGAGGCACAAGATAGCAACACAGATGATAGTTAaagtgatggtgatggtgatggtgatgatgatcgCTATAAACGCAGCTGATACCAATGAAGTTTTCGACCCTTGTTCAGATGCTATGGTACAAAAGTTCGATGGTTTCACCTTCGGTCTAGCATTTTCAGATAAGGATTCTTTCTTTTCCAACCAGGTTCAACTTTCTCCCTGTGATAGTCGTCTAGCCCTGAGTCAAAAAGCACAGCTCGCTGTGTTTAGGCCTCAGGTTGATGAGATTTCTCTGCTTACCATCAACAGCAGTCCTTCCGGCCCG GGCACCCCCGGACCGCTCGGTAGCTATATGGTAGCATTTGCAGGGAGGAAGCATGCAGCAAGATCATTTCCAGTGATGATTTCTGACAATAATACGATCATCACCAGCTTTACTTTG GTCCTTGAATTCCAGAAGGGTACTCTTCAAAACTTGTATTGGAAGAAATTTGGATGCCAATCATGCTCCAAGGACTTTGTTTGCCTCCATGGTGAAGACTGTGCATTACCAATGTCAAAGTGTAAGAGTAACGGAGGTGCTAATGACTGTAATCTGAGCATACAATTAACGTTCTCAGGCACTGACAAGAATCTTCAAGCGCTTAATTCGTGGTATGAGGTGTCTAATCTCCGGCAGTACTCTCTGTATGGTCTATATTCCAACCTTCGGGACTCTGTCGCCGGCCAGTTTAACGGGCTCTTTTAA